In a genomic window of Amphiprion ocellaris isolate individual 3 ecotype Okinawa chromosome 11, ASM2253959v1, whole genome shotgun sequence:
- the LOC111572891 gene encoding tubulin alpha chain-like codes for MRECISVHVGQAGVQMGNTCWELYCLEHGIQPDGHMPSSKPVGGHDDSFTTFFSETGAGKYVPRAIFVDLEPTVIDEVRTGTYRQLFHPEQLISGKEDAANNYARGHYTIGKEIIDSVLDRIRKLADQCTGLQGFLVFHSFGGGTGSGFTSLLMERLSVDFGKKSKLEFAIYPAPQVSTAVVEPYNSILTTHTTLEHSDCAFMVDNEAIYDICRRNLDIERPSYTNLNRLISQIVSSITASLRFDGALNVDLTEFQTNLVPYPRIHFPLATYAPVISAEKAYHEQLSVAEITNACFEPANQMVKCDPRHGKYMACCLLYRGDVVPKDVNVAIAAIKTKRTIQFVDWCPTGFKVGINYQPPTVVPGGDLAKVQRAVCMLSNTTAIAEAWARLDHKFDLMYAKRAFVHWYVGEGMEEGEFSEAREDMAALEKDYEEVGIDSFEEDEEGEEY; via the exons ATG CGTGAATGCATCTCTGTCCACGTAGGCCAGGCTGGTGTCCAGATGGGGAACACCTGCTGGGAGCTCTACTGTCTAGAGCACGGCATCCAGCCGGACGGCCATATGCCCAGCTCCAAGCCTGTAGGCGGCCACGACGACTCCTTCACCACTTTCTTCAGTGAGACTGGGGCTGGAAAATATGTCCCCAGAGCAATCTTTGTTGACCTGGAGCCCACTGTCATTG ATGAAGTGCGAACAGGAACATATCGTCAGCTCTTTCACCCTGAGCAGCTGATCTCAGGAAAGGAGGATGCAGCGAACAACTATGCCCGAGGACACTACACCATCGGCAAGGAGATCATTGACTCTGTCCTGGACAGGATCCGCAAACTG GCTGACCAATGCACTGGTCTCCAAGGATTCTTGGTCTTCCACTCCTTCGGTGGAGGCACCGGCTCTGGTTTCACCTCTCTGCTGATGGAGAGACTCTCTGTTGACTTTGGTAAGAAGTCCAAGCTTGAGTTTGCTATCTACCCAGCCCCCCAGGTTTCCACAGCTGTGGTGGAGCCCTACAACTCCATCCTGACCACCCACACTACCTTAGAGCACTCTGACTGTGCCTTCATGGTGGACAACGAGGCCATCTATGACATCTGCCGCAGAAACCTCGACATTGAACGCCCATCTTATACCAATCTCAACCGTCTTATCAGCCAAATAGTTTCTTCCATCACCGCCTCACTTCGCTTTGATGGAGCCCTGAATGTTGACCTGACAGAGTTCCAGACCAACTTGGTGCCCTACCCTCGTATCCACTTCCCTCTGGCCACCTATGCCCCAGTCATCTCTGCAGAGAAAGCCTACCATGAGCAGCTATCTGTGGCTGAGATCACCAACGCTTGCTTTGAGCCAGCCAATCAGATGGTGAAGTGTGATCCCCGTCACGGTAAATACATGGCCTGCTGTCTCCTGTATCGTGGTGATGTGGTGCCCAAAGATGTGAATGTGGCCATCGCAGCCATCAAGACCAAACGCACCATCCAGTTTGTGGATTGGTGTCCCACAGGCTTCAAGGTGGGCATCAACTACCAGCCTCCAACAGTGGTTCCTGGTGGAGACCTGGCCAAGGTGCAGAGGGCTGTGTGCATGCTGAGCAACACCACAGCCATCGCTGAGGCCTGGGCCCGTCTGGACCACAAGTTTGACCTCATGTACGCCAAGAGAGCCTTTGTCCACTGGTATGTTGGGGAGGGAATGGAGGAGGGAGAGTTTTCAGAGGCCAGAGAAGATATGGCTGCCCTGGAGAAGGATTATGAAGAGGTGGGGATCGACTCATttgaagaggatgaagaaggagaggagtATTAA